A region from the Triticum aestivum cultivar Chinese Spring chromosome 3D, IWGSC CS RefSeq v2.1, whole genome shotgun sequence genome encodes:
- the LOC123077138 gene encoding piriformospora indica-insensitive protein 2 isoform X2: MRRARGGRLLLPLAALFLALLLLSGCAAEGEHEEGSPVAAEEPEAPMEDKEKAALYAAIGGFVGKAWNGSGLFPDPCGQTPIQGVSCDLFNGLWYPTVVSIGPVLDNSLQCAPDARFSPQLFDLRRLKSLTFYACFPAANPTAIPAASWDKLAGTLETLEFRSNPGLSGAIPASLGRLGSLQSLVLVDNNLTGAVPPELGGLAKLRRLVLSGNGLSGPVPATLGGLKGLLKMDLSNNRLDGRIPPELAGLESLTLLDLRNNSLTGGLPGFVLGMAALQDLLLSSNPLLGGTLMQRGWEKMASLATLDLSNVGLAGAIPESMAAMPRLRFLALDHNRLSGPVPAKLAALPSIGAMYLNGNNLTGALEFSPAFYQRMGTRFASWDNPGLCTAETAGGAPAGVAVCKDAQDPPRVGVRDRMDGGGRKPEASSSLPASSSSAGMVTVLWWSVLAQGMAMAL; the protein is encoded by the exons ATGAGGCGTGCTCGCGGCGGCAGGCTGCTCCTGCCCCTCGCCGCGCTCTTCTTGGCGCTGCTCCTCCTTTCCGGCTGCGCGGCGGAAGGGGAGCACGAGGAGGGCTcgccggtggcggcggaggagccggaggcgCCGATGGAGGACAAGGAGAAGGCGGCCCTGTACGCCGCCATCGGGGGCTTCGTGGGCAAGGCCTGGAACGGCTCCGGCCTCTTCCCCGACCCCTGCGGCCAGACTCCCATCCAG GGGGTGTCATGTGACCTCTTCAATGGCCTGTGGTACCCAACAGTGGTCAGCATCGGTCCGGTGCTCGACAACTCGCTGCAGTGCGCCCCGGACGCCAGGTTCAGCCCCCAGCTGTTCGACCTCCGGCGCCTCAAGAGCCTCACCTTCTACGCCTGCTTCCCGGCGGCCAACCCGACGGCGATCCCGGCGGCAAGCTGGGACAAGCTCGCCGGCACCCTCGAGACGCTCGAGTTCCGCTCGAATCCGGGCCTGTCCGGCGCCATCCCGGCGTCCCTCGGCCGGCTTGGCAGCCTGCAGTCCCTGGTCCTCGTCGACAACAACCTCACCGGCGCCGTGCCGCCGGAGCTCGGCGGGCTGGCGAAGCTGCGGCGGCTCGTGCTGTCCGGGAACGGGCTGTCAGGCCCGGTGCCGGCGACGCTCG GTGGGCTCAAGGGGCTGCTCAAGATGGACCTCAGCAACAACCGCCTCGACGGCCGCatcccgccggagctcgccggcctCGAGAGCCTCACGCTGCTCGACCTCCGGAACAACAGCCTCACCGGCGGCCTGCCAGGGTTCGTGCTGGGCATGGCGGCCCTGCAGGACCTGCTGCTCTCGAGCAACCCGCTGCTGGGAGGCACCCTGATGCAGCGCGGCTGGGAGAAGATGGCGAGCCTGGCGACACTGGACCTGTCCAACGTCGGCCTCGCCGGCGCCATCCCGGAGTCCATGGCGGCGATGCCGAGGCTGCGGTTCCTGGCGCTGGACCACAACCGCCTCTCCGGCCCCGTGCCGGCCAAGCTGGCCGCGCTGCCGAGCATCGGCGCCATGTACCTCAACGGGAACAACCTGACGGGGGCGCTGGAGTTCTCGCCGGCGTTCTACCAGAGGATGGGCACCAGGTTCGCCTCCTGGGACAACCCCGGCCTGTGCACGGCGGAGACGGCCGGGGGCGCGCCGGCCGGCGTGGCGGTGTGCAAGGACGCGCAGGACCCGCCTCGCGTCGGCGTGAGGGACAGGATGGATGGGGGCGGGAGGAAGCCCGAGGCGAGCTCGAGCCTGCCGGCGTCGTCCTCTTCGGCTGGCATGGTCACCGTGCTCTGGTGGTCTGTGCTGGCTCAGGGGATGGCGATGGCGCTGTAG
- the LOC123077138 gene encoding piriformospora indica-insensitive protein 2 isoform X1 has protein sequence MRRARGGRLLLPLAALFLALLLLSGCAAEGEHEEGSPVAAEEPEAPMEDKEKAALYAAIGGFVGKAWNGSGLFPDPCGQTPIQGVSCDLFNGLWYPTVVSIGPVLDNSLQCAPDARFSPQLFDLRRLKSLTFYACFPAANPTAIPAASWDKLAGTLETLEFRSNPGLSGAIPASLGRLGSLQSLVLVDNNLTGAVPPELGGLAKLRRLVLSGNGLSGPVPATLGNDNTQLRRLDELLIMDMSKNSLTGSLPPSLGGLKGLLKMDLSNNRLDGRIPPELAGLESLTLLDLRNNSLTGGLPGFVLGMAALQDLLLSSNPLLGGTLMQRGWEKMASLATLDLSNVGLAGAIPESMAAMPRLRFLALDHNRLSGPVPAKLAALPSIGAMYLNGNNLTGALEFSPAFYQRMGTRFASWDNPGLCTAETAGGAPAGVAVCKDAQDPPRVGVRDRMDGGGRKPEASSSLPASSSSAGMVTVLWWSVLAQGMAMAL, from the exons ATGAGGCGTGCTCGCGGCGGCAGGCTGCTCCTGCCCCTCGCCGCGCTCTTCTTGGCGCTGCTCCTCCTTTCCGGCTGCGCGGCGGAAGGGGAGCACGAGGAGGGCTcgccggtggcggcggaggagccggaggcgCCGATGGAGGACAAGGAGAAGGCGGCCCTGTACGCCGCCATCGGGGGCTTCGTGGGCAAGGCCTGGAACGGCTCCGGCCTCTTCCCCGACCCCTGCGGCCAGACTCCCATCCAG GGGGTGTCATGTGACCTCTTCAATGGCCTGTGGTACCCAACAGTGGTCAGCATCGGTCCGGTGCTCGACAACTCGCTGCAGTGCGCCCCGGACGCCAGGTTCAGCCCCCAGCTGTTCGACCTCCGGCGCCTCAAGAGCCTCACCTTCTACGCCTGCTTCCCGGCGGCCAACCCGACGGCGATCCCGGCGGCAAGCTGGGACAAGCTCGCCGGCACCCTCGAGACGCTCGAGTTCCGCTCGAATCCGGGCCTGTCCGGCGCCATCCCGGCGTCCCTCGGCCGGCTTGGCAGCCTGCAGTCCCTGGTCCTCGTCGACAACAACCTCACCGGCGCCGTGCCGCCGGAGCTCGGCGGGCTGGCGAAGCTGCGGCGGCTCGTGCTGTCCGGGAACGGGCTGTCAGGCCCGGTGCCGGCGACGCTCGGTAACGACAACACCCAACTACGccgcctcgacgagctgctgatcatggACATGAGCAAGAACTCTCTAACCGGGTCTCTGCCTCCGTCGCTAGGTGGGCTCAAGGGGCTGCTCAAGATGGACCTCAGCAACAACCGCCTCGACGGCCGCatcccgccggagctcgccggcctCGAGAGCCTCACGCTGCTCGACCTCCGGAACAACAGCCTCACCGGCGGCCTGCCAGGGTTCGTGCTGGGCATGGCGGCCCTGCAGGACCTGCTGCTCTCGAGCAACCCGCTGCTGGGAGGCACCCTGATGCAGCGCGGCTGGGAGAAGATGGCGAGCCTGGCGACACTGGACCTGTCCAACGTCGGCCTCGCCGGCGCCATCCCGGAGTCCATGGCGGCGATGCCGAGGCTGCGGTTCCTGGCGCTGGACCACAACCGCCTCTCCGGCCCCGTGCCGGCCAAGCTGGCCGCGCTGCCGAGCATCGGCGCCATGTACCTCAACGGGAACAACCTGACGGGGGCGCTGGAGTTCTCGCCGGCGTTCTACCAGAGGATGGGCACCAGGTTCGCCTCCTGGGACAACCCCGGCCTGTGCACGGCGGAGACGGCCGGGGGCGCGCCGGCCGGCGTGGCGGTGTGCAAGGACGCGCAGGACCCGCCTCGCGTCGGCGTGAGGGACAGGATGGATGGGGGCGGGAGGAAGCCCGAGGCGAGCTCGAGCCTGCCGGCGTCGTCCTCTTCGGCTGGCATGGTCACCGTGCTCTGGTGGTCTGTGCTGGCTCAGGGGATGGCGATGGCGCTGTAG